A DNA window from Fragaria vesca subsp. vesca linkage group LG3, FraVesHawaii_1.0, whole genome shotgun sequence contains the following coding sequences:
- the LOC101293080 gene encoding uncharacterized protein LOC101293080, which yields MAYYSSSYYDTGHGYQGEYYLTSYAHNPDDSASISYSSYEDPSFQNLLEYQYPNPTPYYHANYHSASAYSNPISIQYDPPKHYEQSYDTGVTQFLISYSVSSPEFNDPEIDDYDEYDPTPYGGGYSIDAQYGKPLPPSNETCYPRGGSSSPPDPKPSNLSGAIVPVSVGGNGAIADEQAAKPITEMSLPVQLGKEDEQQEKSEEQAKENGSLVLAIENGDDTESQGKTNQGEVYDSRFESGRGLYDQVPSGYGLEAMDICESLFGYWPCLARDLKRSNCESSNDQRFSCEDPWKGTADYLFGSSNPYMGERTTYYEYEDYRR from the coding sequence ATGGCCTACTACAGCTCCAGCTACTATGATACTGGTCATGGGTATCAGGGTGAGTATTACCTAACCTCTTATGCTCATAATCCTGATGATTCTGCTTCAATTTCTTATTCTAGCTATGAAGATCCCAGCTTTCAGAACTTGCTTGAATATCAATATCCAAACCCAACTCCGTATTATCATGCCAATTACCACTCTGCCTCTGCATACAGCAACCCCATTTCGATTCAATATGACCCCCCAAAACACTATGAACAGAGTTATGACACTGGTGTGACTCAGTTTCTAATATCTTACTCTGTTTCATCCCCTGAGTTTAATGACCCTGAAATTGATGATTATGACGAGTATGATCCCACACCTTATGGCGGTGGATACAGCATTGATGCACAGTATGGCAAGCCCCTTCCACCTTCAAATGAAACTTGTTATCCTCGCGGCGGATCGTCGTCTCCTCCTGATCCAAAACCCTCTAATCTCAGTGGCGCCATTGTTCCTGTTAGTGTTGGTGGTAATGGAGCAATTGCTGACGAGCAAGCAGCAAAGCCCATCACAGAAATGAGCCTGCCAGTACAGTTGGGTAAGGAAGATGAGCAGCAAGAGAAGAGTGAGGAGCAGGCAAAAGAAAATGGTAGTCTGGTACTTGCAATAGAAAATGGGGATGACACTGAAAGTCAAGGAAAGACTAATCAAGGTGAGGTATACGATTCTAGGTTTGAAAGTGGGAGAGGGTTATATGATCAAGTGCCTAGTGGGTATGGATTGGAAGCCATGGACATTTGTGAGAGTCTATTTGGGTACTGGCCTTGCCTGGCTCGCGATTTGAAGAGATCAAACTGTGAGTCAAGCAATGACCAGCGATTTTCGTGTGAAGATCCATGGAAAGGAACTGCAGATTATCTATTTGGGAGCTCCAATCCTTATATGGGAGAAAGAACTACTTACTATGAGTATGAAGACTACCGAAGATGA